The sequence TCCATAAGCTCAAAAATCAACTTTCAAAAAAAGGCCATCTACAGGCTACAGTGTGGTGCAATATTAGCGGTTCATACAGGTAGCACAGGAAAATGAGATTACTGTCACTTAGATATTGTACAAACAACCTCACCCATGACTCTGGCATGgactttgactttgacacaGACGTCTTCGTTGGTCTCACTCAGCAGCAGAACCTCCTCACACAGAACTCCCTCCTGCTGGGCCATGTACTCGCACGTTATCTTCAGACCTCCTGGAAACgcaaagagaaacacaaagaagattGGGTTTCCTCTTTTTTGCCAAGTTTcacatcacagacacacacaggattGTTGTTTTTCCCTCCATGTGAGATAATGTTTTCAATATGGATCAGACAGACAGGCGGCCAAGAGAGCAACACGATggaaaacacataaacactGCTGACCAATAAGTAAACAGTCATAAATATATTAACTGCACACCGTGACAAACATCGTAATACACCTGTTAAGCTCTGGACGCAAGGCAGAGCGTAATAAAGTGTGTGAGAGTGGGGTCAAAGTAAAGGTCAGCAACCTGCTTCAGTTACAGGCATGTAGATGGCACGAGTCCCAGAAATATTAGAGGATCGCCTTTGGCCCATTTTAGCTAGTTTAGCGGTGaggggaaacacacacacacattggaaTTTGTAGTTACACATTtacaaaagcagcttttttagcCCACACAGGTACCAGATGTTTGGGATTTACCACCTACGGCAGCATGACAGATGACAGGAATTCAATACAAACAAGAAATAGGTATGAAAGTCAGCTGTGTTCTTCAGATTTCTCAAAGATGGTTGCTGCACTAACGCTATCTGAAATGTGTGTTGCTGTAATCCTCAGCCATCTGGAACTCTGTGCAGCTTCTAACAATGCTGCTGAGAATTACACGCAAAGTATTCAGTTCAGGTCTGccagcaacaataaaaaaaaaagagccacataataaacttgttttttatttggatAATGTACTCTGAAGGACtgtggctttgtgtgtgtttaggagGCGATAAGGCGCTATGTGACTGGCAAAAGTGCCGtaatcaaacaaatttaaaggGGATTTAAGTAATGAAAGGCATTTGGGAGATCTGTTTGCAGCTTGTACAAGCTATGGCAACATTGAGTTTGAAGGATAATTAGAATGGAGATGTGACAAAAAGTGGGAACAGAATTAAAATTCTACATACTGGAATAATAATATTGCTGTGCcatttacattttgtgtgtattctGGACTTTTTTTGCCCTGGATTTCACCTCTCAGGCAATGTGCTCTCGGTAGAAGagttccttggcggagttatgtgacaattggtgtatgtttgtccgtctgtctggtTATCTGTGCATAACATTactcaaggaaggtcagaaatgacacaagtgattatattttggcagtgatgcggcttatagtctggatccacggatttgttaaagatttctttatcattgtgagatagcggcatggcgtcactgtaactatgactacaagtgaacgctacgtcagctgcctgctgacgatcacaagtgcgatcctactacaaatcgaccgctgtggacttattgggacttatccgtggGAAATCAcacgacgactgagcagccatgggggaggactgcgctctctgagtgcttttcttaatGGAGCTGTATTCTGCCTGATAGGAAGCCTGTAGACAGGACTCAAGACTGACACAAGGTTCCCACAACTctaaaatttcagcaaaaacaaattgAATGTGGTTTTATTAAATTTCCTCTTCGATCATTGATTAACACCACACCAGCACTGCCATGGTATTGCTCAAACAAACATATCTGAATCAGAAATTGGGTCTGAAGAAGCATAATGACATGGAGAGCAAGTTAACAGGATTGGTTCCATCTGTTTATTAGATATGAAACCTGGAAAACCAGAATCcatatttaaaaacatgtcaacaaggtagaaaaattagattttctctACTAGAACTGAGTATCAATCCAAGAAAATGCCATTGAAGACAGCGATCATTGCGACTTTTACATTCTTTACATGTCATTATAGTGTCATAATAATAATGGAACCCTTTCCCCAAATTAAAATAGGCAAAGTTGAACACCGCCTACAGTTTCTATCAGCATCATCACTCTTGCTACCCTGCCCCCACTTTCAGGAAGCACTTGCATTTATTATTGCTCTCTACAGCTGGTTAAACATTGCAGACTGACCACAACTGGATCAGTAAACTATTATCTGCCTCTCTATCGAGCTCCACGGTCTAACAAAGCAACAATATGCAGTTTGCTGTTTGGTGTTTGTTAGGCTTTAATAGAATCCGAGGCAAGTCTGCTGTGAGACAATTTAAACACAATGAAATCTTATCTAGTCGTACCTCAGGGAAGCTTGATAGATACTGTGATCGCACCATTAACCATGATAATAAGCACGAGAACTGAATGTACCTAATCACACCCGAAATGATGATTAGACTCTGAGTCAAGTGCTTCGATATAATAACATAAATTAGGCCTTTTATCCCTCTATCTGCAATCTTAGTACTTATTTAAGTTAATTAGTTGCAAAAGCTGCATAAACATACTTAGTATTAGGGTGGTGTTGGATAAATTTACTCAAACTGTTGACCTACTTCAGCTCAAATCCATCAGTCTAAGATGCAGCAACAAGTTCAACATAATTACAAAGCAAATTAAGTTACATTAtcataattcagattttttctgaAGTGTATTGTCTTCCCATGGGCGGGGAGCAAATTACTAATGAATCACTACAGAGGTGTTAATTGAGTATTGGTAAGATTTTTCTGCCCCCAACTGTGGCGAATGCTGAGTTGTTGATATCTCACAAACCgatttgtttatgttttcttgaACTCACCCTCTGGTGCCGGTGTGATATCAGTGATCCGGAGGTGTGGACTGGGCAGTGGTGCTGGACAAACATCTTTCCCCAGAGCTGGGACCTCAGGCAGGGTGAACACTATTTCATAGCGGTGCTGCGTCTTCAGGAAGCCAACctaagagagggagagatatTTAGGAGGGTCGAAAGCAGGAAGATTTAGCACCTGAGACAAAACATAATCCTTAGTCTTGCCCTTGCATTGCATAGTGCAAGTCTATTACAAGTCAATAAATCAAGAATTCATTTTTATAAGTAGTTTGGATAAGAATTACAATAAGAACTACATTGTTGGGCTGCATTTTCCTTGAGGGAGTTTGGTAATTGAAATGATTACTTATTGCTCCGGTGATCCTAATCCTCCTCACCTCTGCCAGATTTGCAATTTTAGCCAGATGGGAAATAAAACCAAGTAACTTTCTGTATTTCACTCAGCTCCAAAATCTTGCAGTAATGCTAATCCCATGTGAATGGATCTGTCAGCAATTCAAGAGCTCAGTCTTATTACACCTTCCAGCACAGCAGGGAGGCTGCAGTGGAAACTCTCCAACAGACAAAAACGGAGGCCAGCATGGACTCTCATGAGAAGTTTGTAAAGAGCAaagtaattacacaaaaaagcagTTGGCTTGGAAACTGCGTTAGCAAGAATAAGGTGAATATCTGATGTCTGATGATTTTTAACATAGCTGGGTTTAAGTGGTAGAgttgcaacaacaaaaatgcaacagttTTGATCACTGTTTACAGCAAAATTCAAGCAAGAATTGGCAAAAATTTTATGGCTTCTCCATACTCAATATTATCACCCCTATCAACATTAAATGTAAGTAAGGCTAAATGAACGTTGGAAAACATCTAATTGCaattttttcatgatttgatttgatttgcaatCTAATTTTTGAAGATCAAGTTGAAGTTTGACATTCACTGTGTAGTGGATTTAAACCATTAAACGAGAGACTGTAACAACATTTTAAACCCTCGATTAGACGTGCTGCAAAATGCACAAGGTTTTTCtattaaagaaaaagaatggGCTGATGTTAGTTTAAACACAGCATGTATGCCTGAAAGACGCACACAATGATACATGGACATGCACATAAAATCTATGAAAGTTTGAATCTGCTTGAATTAAAAAAGTTGAATTAAACTCTCAATAACTAATTGCCACACCTTATACTTCAAACTCCAGCCTTTGCAGTTTTCTAATGGCATTGTTTCAAATtccaatttaattttaaaactaCAACCCTGATTGTAAAACTATTGACAAAGCTCATATTTAGACATTTATTACCCctaaatgacaccatttaaTAGGGATTAGCTagttggtagaaaattaatcaaTGACAATCTTGATAGTTAATTAACTGTTTCCATTATTTATTAagcaaaatatcaaacaaaatcTGTTTACAGCCTCTCAAATGTGCACATTTCccgttttattctgtttatattACACATTATCACAGCTGGTCATACACAACAAGCCATTCAAATATTTTACCTTTAAATCTGGGAATAGAAACGCATAATTTCAACATTTCACAAACCAAATGAAATGatttaacaacaataaaaacaatcagtTGCTGCTCCGCACATCATCAGTGGTCGTCCGTCAGCCTGGATATCACCTTTATGCAGAATTAAGAAGACAGTTTCAAGGTGTGGAAGTGGAAGAAAGAGCAGGAGAAAGCTAGAGCGTGACGGGCGATGTAGGAACAGCAGACTTATATTGAGCAAAGAGAAAAATTCATGAGGAGGAATCGTCACAGCGAGCAGTGAGGAGCATCACAGAGGAGACAGGATaaaaagagagagtgagagggagaaggagacaGCAGGGAGGTGCAGGCGAGGGGAGATAAGCGTAAAGCCCCTCCAGCTAGAGCTGCAAACGGCAGCTTCAGCCCCACACGACCCCCAGTTAAAGCAACGGGCAGAGCAGAGGCTCCaaacagcagagagaggaaCACTGGAGGAGGGCTACAGAGAAGAACAATAATGATTCTGTGAGCGTAGTCCCACGCATGTCCAGGGCTTGTGAAGTGTCTTTGAAAAATGTACTTAATTAATTTTCATGCAGTACATTTGAAAAAGTAGAAAGGTGAGGCGGTGGAATTTCTCAGTGAACAGCAACGGgccaaaaagtaaaaatcaatACGTGACTTAACAGTTTGTaagcaactgaaaacacaagTACGTACTAAAATATGGCAGCAATGTGGAACTTTTTAAGACAGAAATTACGTGACACTTGAAGTTGAAAGCATCCAGACAAAAACAGCGTTCACCCAAAACAATGGTGTGATTCTTCCGTCAACTCGGAGGGGAATGCCACACATTTTAGGATCTTGTATGATGTCACTGATCACTAGGACAGTTCAGGCAGTGCTCATGAACATACAACTCTTTGACTGCTGACTAGAAACCAGAAAACTTCACAACTAagctgaaaaacactgcagttctCAGTTGCCACTGAATAACTCACTGACTTAAAAAGATTGATTTGTTTTGCTCCTACACTCCAGTGGTTTATGCCTGGTTTGCAGCTGCTGGCAATACTTATATGAAACTGTTTATATATGAAATAAATTTTAGTGCGACTTCATAGGGCACCTCCATTATTCATTCAGAGTGCTGACATGCAGCTTAGGCAGATGAATCCAATCAACACTCCAGACTTATTGAAGAAGAAGTAGAATTACTGACACTTCAGGTTTCTGTCTGAGCTCTGATTGTTTGCCAGAAAGGTTAATGAGGAAAGATATATGAAGAAATGTATCGAAATAAACTGGTAAAGCTAACACAACCAAggctggtt comes from Amphiprion ocellaris isolate individual 3 ecotype Okinawa chromosome 23, ASM2253959v1, whole genome shotgun sequence and encodes:
- the adissp gene encoding UPF0687 protein C20orf27 homolog, which gives rise to MAAAKKRGAKSGGVRFSEEPPAAGAPSHVHFDEKLHDSVVMVMPQDDGNFMVKVGFLKTQHRYEIVFTLPEVPALGKDVCPAPLPSPHLRITDITPAPEGGLKITCEYMAQQEGVLCEEVLLLSETNEDVCVKVKVHARVMDRHHGTPMLLEGVRCIGMELEYDSEQSDWQGFD